From a region of the Panicum virgatum strain AP13 chromosome 2K, P.virgatum_v5, whole genome shotgun sequence genome:
- the LOC120695101 gene encoding neurofilament medium polypeptide-like: MVLIEVNSDSDSDSSMGFPVSAADLTAALQLLEPANQPHGLAPTSKEISTASLAAKPPRGRPRKAKSPSSALPVVKSPRGRPRKAVSSSSASPAAKRPYGRPRKAKSLSSALPVIKHPRGRPRKAASLSAASPADKGPRGRTRKDAATSSALAPCVASSPRKRPSGAPSMASPPAKRPRGRPPKKAASGGSRPASGDDDSSDSFDKLEFMRKHMHQMGDDLYEKSKMLAKAQAKIAALEDEIEI, translated from the coding sequence ATGGTTCTCATCGAGGTAAACAGCGACTCCGACTCCGATTCCAGCATGGGTTTCCCCGTGTCGGCGGCCGATCTGACGGCGGCCTTGCAACTGTTGGAGCCGGCCAACCAGCCCCATGGTCTCGCACCGACGTCGAAGGAGATCTCCACGGCCTCGCTGGCGGCCAAGCCCCCCCGTGGTCGCCCGCGGAAGGCTAAGTCGCCATCCTCGGCCTTGCCGGTGGTCAAGAGCCCTCGTGGGCGCCCGCGAAAGGCTGTgtcgtcctcctcggcctcgccggcggccaagcGCCCCTATGGTCGCCCGCGGAAGGCTAAATCGTTGTCCTCGGCCTTGCCGGTGATCAAGCACCCCCGTGGGCGCCCGCGAAAGGCTGCGTCGCTCTCCGCGGCATCGCCGGCAGACAAGGGCCCCCGTGGGCGCACGCGAAAGGATGCGGCGACCTCCTCAGCCTTGGCACCCTGTGTGGCCTCATCACCGAGAAAGCGACCCAGCGGAGCTCCGTCgatggcctcgccgccggctaaACGGCCCCGCGGGAGGCCACCGAAGAAGGCGGCATCCGGGGGCTCGAGGCCTGCCTCCGGCGACGATGACTCATCCGACTCCTTCGACAAACTAGAGTTCATGAGGAAGCACATGCATCAAATGGGTGATGATTTGTATGAGAAGAGCAAGATGCTTGCAAAAGCGCAAGCCAAGATTGCTGCCCTCGAAGATGAAATTGAGATTTGA